A stretch of the Kroppenstedtia eburnea genome encodes the following:
- the hppD gene encoding 4-hydroxyphenylpyruvate dioxygenase, whose translation MAEVKVNPTGVEVEDFLPILDVDYLEYYSGNAKQAAHFFCKTYGFRPVAYKGLETNSRETVSYVLEQGQIRFVISGAFSPDHPIAEFVKLHGDGVKDIALQVDDVESAYREAVSRGGISIREPWEEKDDHGVIKKAIIGTYGDTIHTLVERKNYHGVFAPGFVEADFSIPFEDAGLLGVDHVVGNVERMEEWVSYYEKVLGFKELRHFRDEDISTEYSALMSKVMQNGTGRIKFPINEPAEGKKKSQIEEYLEYYRGPGVQHVALFTKDIIQTVKALKAKGVEFLDTPDSYYSELHSRVGEIDEAVEELRKYRILVDRDDEGYLLQIFTQPIVDRPTLFFEIIQRKGARGFGEGNFKALFEAIEREQERRGNL comes from the coding sequence ATGGCTGAAGTGAAAGTGAATCCGACCGGAGTGGAAGTGGAAGATTTTCTGCCGATTCTGGACGTGGATTACTTGGAGTATTACAGCGGCAATGCCAAACAGGCCGCCCATTTTTTCTGCAAGACCTACGGTTTTCGTCCCGTGGCCTATAAGGGACTGGAGACCAACAGCCGGGAGACGGTTTCCTATGTGTTGGAACAGGGGCAGATCCGCTTCGTGATCAGCGGTGCTTTTTCGCCAGACCATCCGATCGCCGAGTTTGTCAAACTCCATGGGGACGGCGTGAAGGATATCGCCCTGCAGGTGGATGACGTGGAGTCGGCATACCGGGAGGCGGTCTCCCGCGGGGGAATCTCCATCCGGGAGCCCTGGGAGGAGAAGGATGACCACGGGGTGATCAAAAAGGCGATCATCGGCACCTATGGAGATACGATTCACACCCTGGTCGAGCGGAAAAACTACCATGGCGTGTTCGCCCCGGGGTTTGTGGAAGCGGACTTCTCCATTCCCTTTGAAGATGCCGGGTTGCTCGGGGTGGATCATGTCGTCGGCAATGTGGAGAGAATGGAAGAGTGGGTTTCCTACTATGAGAAAGTGCTGGGCTTCAAGGAGCTCCGTCACTTCCGGGATGAGGATATCAGCACGGAATACTCCGCCCTCATGTCCAAGGTGATGCAGAACGGCACCGGCCGCATCAAATTCCCGATCAACGAGCCGGCGGAAGGAAAGAAGAAATCTCAGATCGAGGAGTATTTGGAGTATTACCGGGGTCCCGGAGTGCAGCACGTGGCCCTTTTCACCAAGGATATCATCCAAACGGTGAAAGCGCTGAAAGCCAAAGGCGTGGAGTTCCTCGATACCCCCGACTCCTATTATAGCGAGTTGCACAGTAGGGTGGGGGAGATTGACGAAGCTGTGGAAGAACTGCGCAAATACCGGATTTTGGTGGATCGTGATGATGAGGGGTACCTGCTCCAGATCTTCACCCAACCGATCGTGGACCGGCCGACGCTCTTCTTTGAAATCATCCAGCGCAAAGGAGCCCGCGGTTTCGGTGAAGGCAACTTCAAAGCCCTGTTTGAAGCGATTGAGCGGGAGCAGGAGCGGCGGGGAAACCTATAA
- a CDS encoding NAD(P)/FAD-dependent oxidoreductase: MDKQLLDVAIIGGGPAGLNAALVLGRARKKVAVIDEGRPRNAVTRETHGFLTRDGISPGEFRRIAQEEIGAYPSVSIVAELAVSIAGTDGQFQIETAQGNTFASKKLLFAVGMKDRPLDIPGLAEVYGKSAFVCPYCDGWELRDQPLVIISKGAELMHFAPLISGWTNRFTICTNGPDELTDAEREELRRHHVPVFESPIRSIDSTAGMVQQVVLADGTTIPCRGIFFKPELVTGTDLPQAIGCQITESGTIVVDDFGKTNVPGVYSAGDAASRLHQAIAAASMGAFAAAAINNELNMEAWKRNG; the protein is encoded by the coding sequence ATGGATAAACAACTGCTCGATGTGGCGATTATTGGCGGAGGCCCGGCAGGTTTGAATGCCGCCCTCGTGCTGGGAAGAGCGAGGAAAAAGGTGGCGGTGATTGATGAAGGCCGTCCCCGCAACGCAGTGACTCGCGAGACCCACGGGTTTCTTACCCGCGACGGGATCAGTCCCGGCGAATTCCGGCGGATTGCACAGGAAGAGATCGGCGCCTATCCCTCCGTCTCTATTGTGGCGGAACTGGCCGTGTCGATTGCGGGCACGGACGGCCAGTTCCAAATTGAGACTGCGCAAGGAAACACCTTTGCAAGCAAAAAGTTGCTGTTTGCTGTCGGAATGAAAGATCGGCCATTGGACATTCCCGGACTGGCGGAGGTATACGGTAAAAGTGCCTTCGTCTGCCCGTATTGTGACGGCTGGGAGTTAAGGGATCAGCCGCTTGTCATCATTAGCAAGGGGGCTGAACTGATGCATTTCGCTCCATTGATCTCCGGATGGACGAACCGTTTTACCATCTGCACGAACGGCCCCGACGAGCTGACAGACGCCGAGCGCGAGGAACTCCGTCGGCATCATGTCCCCGTATTCGAATCGCCGATCCGGTCCATCGACTCAACCGCCGGGATGGTGCAGCAAGTTGTTCTCGCAGACGGGACGACCATCCCATGCAGGGGGATCTTTTTTAAACCGGAGCTGGTTACGGGAACAGACTTGCCGCAAGCCATCGGATGCCAGATTACGGAATCAGGGACGATTGTTGTCGACGATTTCGGGAAAACGAACGTTCCGGGCGTTTATAGCGCCGGGGATGCGGCATCGCGACTGCATCAGGCCATAGCTGCCGCCTCGATGGGCGCATTTGCCGCTGCGGCTATAAACAATGAATTGAATATGGAGGCTTGGAAGAGAAACGGATAA
- a CDS encoding RrF2 family transcriptional regulator: MQFSKSTDYALHALIHLAHSEHRRNIGIKELSASLGVSESYLSKIMSKLRRDCIVRAVPGVNGGYELARPAGQITFLEVILVIEGRQSLFECSTLNSKQHRLLAEERAADRDRDCQGNSECLVKKVMDGAEQHLYQYLREHTIQSVLDEAFKERDPVNKK, encoded by the coding sequence ATACAGTTTTCCAAAAGCACCGATTACGCTCTGCACGCCTTGATTCATTTGGCTCACTCGGAGCATCGTCGCAACATCGGAATCAAGGAGTTATCTGCGTCACTTGGCGTTTCGGAAAGCTACTTATCCAAAATCATGTCCAAGTTGAGGCGGGATTGCATCGTACGCGCCGTGCCGGGGGTGAACGGCGGTTACGAGCTTGCACGGCCGGCCGGGCAGATTACATTTCTTGAGGTGATCCTCGTGATCGAAGGCCGGCAATCGCTGTTTGAATGCTCGACTCTGAATTCGAAGCAGCATCGGTTGTTAGCTGAAGAGAGAGCTGCGGACCGGGATCGCGATTGTCAAGGAAACAGTGAATGTCTGGTTAAAAAGGTGATGGACGGCGCTGAACAGCATCTGTATCAATACTTGCGGGAACATACGATTCAGTCGGTGCTGGATGAAGCTTTCAAAGAGAGGGATCCTGTAAACAAGAAGTGA
- a CDS encoding M1 family metallopeptidase, translated as MKRRFLSCLTLISMLGSLFVGVGQAEGQTPGEQPERPRYSIRAKYDDQTAKVTGDLSVKVPVTGEPMTRLYFHLYPNAFANWKWGKESKPKQPGYLKVKNVKADGVKAIQQTKETLLEVRLPKPVQPGQSVQVKMDYELKLPKGGTRLNQYKNTAFLAQWYPMLAVKDKEGWHTDPYTTTGDPFYTRISDFEVTFEVPEGYRLITTASDSRDPVMKPVTLRQDRVRDFAAVISKDYEPVEGKAGEIQVNLWYLKGMEDVAQELHDAAVSGMEFFSKRFGPYPYKEVDVVLGETGYGIAGMEYPGLVTSVDKIPTRKGERPAVNVVAHELAHQWWYAVVGNNQVKEPWLDEGLTTFSEFLFMQEKMGEDERGLLVKAAERTDQIHKEKGVTSVESLYKYSDPIYGLMVYTRPAAMMWALMDELGKDQVMKILSTYYSRYRFQTATTEDFIRVANEVAGKDLQPFFDRWLFFKPNPKSGKQKGAS; from the coding sequence ATGAAGCGTCGCTTTTTGTCATGTTTGACCCTGATTTCGATGCTGGGGTCGCTTTTCGTGGGAGTGGGCCAAGCGGAGGGGCAGACCCCCGGTGAACAGCCGGAGAGACCCCGGTATTCCATTCGGGCCAAATACGATGATCAGACAGCCAAGGTGACGGGAGATCTGTCGGTGAAGGTTCCGGTGACCGGTGAACCGATGACCCGTCTTTATTTTCACCTCTACCCCAACGCTTTCGCCAACTGGAAATGGGGGAAGGAATCCAAGCCGAAGCAACCGGGGTATTTGAAGGTGAAAAATGTCAAGGCGGATGGTGTGAAAGCTATCCAACAGACGAAGGAAACCTTGTTGGAGGTTCGCCTTCCCAAGCCGGTGCAACCGGGACAGTCCGTGCAGGTGAAAATGGATTATGAACTGAAATTGCCCAAAGGGGGAACCCGGCTGAATCAATATAAGAACACCGCTTTTCTGGCTCAATGGTACCCGATGCTGGCGGTGAAGGACAAAGAAGGATGGCATACCGATCCCTATACGACCACGGGGGATCCATTCTACACCCGGATCTCCGATTTTGAGGTTACCTTTGAGGTGCCGGAGGGGTACCGGCTGATCACCACCGCCAGCGATTCCCGGGATCCGGTGATGAAACCGGTGACCCTGAGACAGGACCGGGTTCGCGACTTTGCGGCGGTTATCTCCAAGGATTATGAACCCGTGGAAGGAAAAGCGGGGGAGATCCAGGTCAATCTGTGGTATCTCAAGGGAATGGAGGATGTGGCCCAGGAGCTTCACGACGCCGCCGTTTCCGGGATGGAGTTTTTCAGCAAACGCTTCGGTCCCTATCCTTACAAAGAAGTGGACGTGGTTTTGGGGGAGACGGGTTACGGGATCGCCGGTATGGAATACCCCGGGTTGGTGACCTCGGTGGATAAAATCCCCACCCGCAAAGGGGAGCGCCCCGCTGTCAATGTGGTTGCCCATGAGTTGGCCCATCAGTGGTGGTACGCCGTAGTCGGAAACAACCAAGTGAAGGAGCCCTGGCTGGACGAAGGATTGACCACCTTTTCCGAGTTTCTGTTCATGCAGGAGAAGATGGGAGAAGATGAACGGGGGTTATTGGTCAAAGCGGCGGAAAGAACGGACCAAATCCATAAGGAAAAAGGGGTCACCTCCGTTGAGTCCCTTTACAAATACTCCGATCCCATCTACGGTCTGATGGTGTATACCCGGCCCGCCGCGATGATGTGGGCCTTGATGGACGAGCTGGGGAAGGATCAAGTGATGAAAATCCTGAGCACCTATTACAGTCGCTACCGATTCCAAACAGCCACCACGGAAGATTTCATCCGTGTGGCCAATGAGGTGGCGGGCAAGGATCTTCAACCTTTCTTCGACCGGTGGCTCTTTTTTAAACCGAATCCCAAATCCGGAAAGCAGAAAGGGGCATCATAA